The Raphanus sativus cultivar WK10039 chromosome 2, ASM80110v3, whole genome shotgun sequence genome includes a region encoding these proteins:
- the LOC108840291 gene encoding protein SHI RELATED SEQUENCE 1 has protein sequence MAGFFSLDGGGRGGGGGNSQEEHHTNTNTNPPPPVSEAWLWYRNPNVNANAPSSTNAAALGTLELWQNHSQQEILFQHQQHQQRLDLYSSAAGLGVGPSNHSQFDISGENSNAAAGRAAALMMMRSGGSGGGASCQDCGNQAKKDCAHVRCRTCCKSRGFDCPTHVRSTWVPAAKRRERQHQLSTVQPQTHQPRGDSGVPKRHRENLPAATSSALVCTRIPTHNASGLEVGDFPAEVSSPAVFRCVRVSSVEDGEEELAYQTAVSIGGHIFKGVLYDKGPGSSGGYNVLAAGESSSGGGGGHQLNLITAGSVTVATASSSTPNAGGIGSSSAAAYNDPAALYPTPINTFMAGTQFFPNPRS, from the exons ATGGCGGGGTTTTTCTCGTTAGACGGCGGAGGAAGAGGCGGAGGGGGAGGAAACAGCCAAGAAGAACACCACACCAACACCAACACgaatcctcctcctcctgtaTCTGAGGCTTGGCTTTGGTACAGAAACCCTAACGTCAACGCAAACGCTCCTTCCTCTACAAACGCAGCTGCTTTAGGCACACTTGAGCTATGGCAAAACCACAGTCAGCAAGAAATCTTGTTCCAGCATCAACAGCATCAGCAGAGGTTGGATCTTTACTCCTCGGCCGCTGGCTTAGGAGTCGGACCAAGCAACCATAGCCAATTCGATATCTCCGGCGAAAACTCAAACGCCGCCGCCGGGAGAGCAGCGGCGCTCATGATGATGCGGAGTGGCGGAAGCGGCGGCGGTGCAAGCTGTCAAGACTGTGGAAATCAGGCCAAGAAAGACTGTGCTCACGTTAGGTGTCGAACCTGCTGCAAGAGCCGTGGCTTCGACTGTCCTACTCACGTGAGGAGCACGTGGGTTCCTGCCGCCAAACGCCGTGAGAGACAACATCAGCTATCCACGGTTCAGCCTCAAACGCACCAGCCACGCGGTGATAGCGGTGTACCGAAACGCCATCGTGAGAACTTACCAGCAGCAACTTCTTCTGCTCTTGTCTGCACTCGCATACCTACTCACAACGCTTCAG GTTTAGAGGTTGGAGATTTCCCGGCGGAGGTGAGCTCACCGGCAGTGTTTAGGTGCGTGCGAGTAAGCTCAGtggaagatggagaagaagagctTGCTTACCAAACAGCCGTTAGCATCGGTGGTCACATCTTTAAAGGCGTTCTTTACGACAAAGGTCCCGGAAGTAGCGGTGGCTACAACGTACTCGCTGCCGGTGAGAGCTCTTCTGGTGGCGGAGGAGGACACCAGCTTAACCTCATAACAGCTGGATCTGTGACGGTTGCAACTGCATCTTCCTCCACTCCAAACGCCGGTGGTATTGGCAGCTCCTCCGCGGCGGCTTACAATGATCCAGCCGCTCTTTATCCAACTCCGATTAACACTTTCATGGCCGGTACACAGTTCTTTCCTAACCCAAGATCATGA
- the LOC108828996 gene encoding E3 ubiquitin-protein ligase UPL4, producing the protein MEVVEEPPADKRACNSQDFRPSTSGGSSVQAQANGTTGRENTDADMDTSSSASPPSSHSDAEQEREEDEDYGSFSAVLTELCEVLSFCTEDSLSSVMADVLSQVLVKLAKNESNGSECEEVDSAYVTQVPLGVLRLMLMRLVPCQNVYLSKMFYVLFHSRVMFA; encoded by the coding sequence ATGGAGGTAGTGGAGGAGCCACCAGCCGATAAGAGAGCTTGCAACTCTCAGGATTTCAGGCCGAGCACATCTGGTGGCTCCTCTGTTCAGGCTCAAGCCAATGGTACCACAGGACGTGAGAACACTGACGCTGACATGGATACTTCTTCGTCTGCTTCTCCTCCTTCGAGTCATTCAGATGCAGAACAGGAAAGGGAGGAGGATGAGGACTACGGATCCTTCTCTGCAGTTCTTACGGAGCTGTGCGAAGTGTTGTCTTTCTGTACTGAGGACTCTCTGTCCAGCGTGATGGCCGACGTGCTCTCGCAGGTGCTTGTTAAGTTGGCTAAGAATGAGAGCAATGGATCAGAGTGTGAAGAAGTCGATTCAGCATACGTCACACAGGTGCCATTGGGAGTGTTAAGGTTGATGTTAATGAGATTGGTGCCTTGTCAAAATGTATATCTTAGTAAAATGTTTTATGTCTTGTTCCATTCTCGTGTGATGTTCGCTTGA
- the LOC108842124 gene encoding probable methyltransferase PMT27, which yields MAFGKGRANKRSSSSSYGSTITMVVFVALCVIGVWMLSSNSIIPPQISEANTRTVISETERADVSASSNTNDEPEPTRQEPDEHPTYEDNPGKLPDDAIKSEYEQQKAAKEKSEKTSSKARDEGQRETQNQETQQDNEKIPEEKESDNATDNKMTQESDEGQVKNVVKEFEKEQKEQRDEDSGSQTGNNKGTQEQEQEQEQGQGKELQDVEQGKKDQDSNAEVTYTDKTKEEQPMEVEQGGTSENSKNEENGQQQQQQQQQQDDQNSGKEENIENNTTSEENEKEQKSIKDENGQQEEQNTTEDESGSKEEQNTTKEDNVEQQQEEPKDEKRQESSETSGFGSGIPKESAESQKSWKSQATESKDEKQRQTRESNTIESIMVGKAWELCNETAGYDYIPCLDNEAAIKKLTSRRHFEHRERHCPEDPPTCLVSLPEGYKESIKWPESRDKIWYHNVPHTKLAEVKGHQNWVKVTGEFLTFPGGGTQFIHGALHYIDFLQQAWKNIAWGKRTRVVLDVGCGVASFGGFLFERDVIAMSLAPKDEHEAQVQFALERKIPAISAVMGSKRLPFPSRVFDIIHCARCRVPWHNEGGMLLLELNRMLRPGGYFVWSATPVYQTLEEDVQIWKEMSALTKSMCWELVTINKDKLNGVGAAIYQKPTTNECYEKRKRNRPPMCKNNDDANAAWYVPLQACMHKVPTNVVERGSKWPVNWPRRLQTPPYWLNSSQMGIYGKPAPRDFTTDYEHWKHVVSKVYMNEIGISWSNVRNVMDMRAVYGGFAAALKDLQVWVMNVVNINSPDTLPIIYERGLFGIYHDWCESFSTYPRSYDLLHADHLFSKLRPRCNLVPVMAEVDRIVRPGGKLIVRDEANVIREIENMLKSLHWDVHLTFSKHQEGILSAQKGFWRPDTSP from the exons atggcatTTGGAAAGGGACGTGCAAACAAACGCTCTTCTTCGTCGTCTTATGGGTCGACCATTACAATGGTCGTCTTTGTGGCTCTATGTGTCATCGGTGTCTGGATGCTTTCTTCCAACTCCATTATTCCACCACAGATCTCAGAAGCCAACACAAGAACGGTTATATCAGAGACGGAGAGGGCTGATGTGTCTGCCTCTTCAAACACTAACGATGAACCCGAACCAACAAGACAAGAGCCTGATGAGCATCCAACGTATGAGGACAATCCGGGAAAGCTTCCAGACGACGCCATAAAGTCTGAATACGAACAGCAAAAGGCAGCTAAAGAGAAGAGTGAAAAGACGAGCTCAAAGGCAAGAGACGAGGGACAAAGAGAGACTCAAAACCAAGAGACACAACAGGATAATGAAAAGATTCCTGAGGAGAAAGAAAGCGATAACGCCACGGACAATAAGATGACGCAAGAGAGTGATGAGGGTCAGGTGAAAAATGTGGTCAAGGAGTTTGAGAAGGAACAGAAGGAGCAACGCGACGAAGACTCTGGGTCCCAAACAGGTAACAACAAAGGAACACAAGAGCAAGAGCAAGAGCAAGAGCAAGGACAAGGGAAAGAGTTGCAGGACGTGGAACAAGGAAAGAAAGATCAGGATTCAAACGCAGAAGTGACATACACGGATAAAACCAAAGAAGAACAACCAATGGAGGTGGAGCAGGGAGGTACATCAGAGAACTCAAAGAATGAAGAAAACggacagcaacaacaacaacaacaacaacaacaagacgATCAAAACTCAGGTAAGGAGGAAAACATAGAGAACAACACAACTAGTGAAGAAAACGAAAAGGAGCAGAAGAGCATAAAGGATGAGAACGGACAACAAGAAGAACAGAACACAACAGAAGACGAAAGCGGAAGCAAAGAAGAACAAAACACTACAAAGGAAGACAATGTGGAGCAACAGCAAGAAGAGccaaaagatgagaaaagacaAGAGAGTTCAGAAACGAGCGGGTTTGGTTCTGGAATACCAAAAGAATCAGCAGAATCACAAAAGTCATGGAAGAGTCAGGCAACAGAATCTAAAGACGAGAAACAAAGACAGACAAGAGAATCAAATACCATAGAGAGTATTATGGTTGGAAAGGCATGGGAGTTGTGCAATGAAACTGCAGGTTATGATTATATACCATGCCTAGACAACGAAGCAGCTATAAAGAAACTAACGAGTAGAAGACATTTTGAGCACAGAGAGAGGCATTGCCCTGAAGACCCACCAACGTGTCTTGTCTCCCTCCCAGAAGGATATAAGGAGTCCATCAAGTGGCCAGAAAGCAGAGATAAG ATATGGTACCACAACGTCCCACACACAAAGCTAGCAGAGGTGAAAGGACATCAGAACTGGGTGAAAGTCACTGGAGAGTTCTTAACGTTTCCCGGAGGTGGAACACAGTTCATCCATGGAGCTCTCCACTATATCGATTTCCTTCAGCAG GCTTGGAAAAACATTGCGTGGGGTAAACGTACTAGAGTTGTATTAGATGTTGGATGTGGAGTGGCCAGCTTTGGTGGTTTCTTATTTGAAAGAGATGTTATAGCCATGTCACTTGCACCAAAAGATGAACATGAAGCTCAGGTCCAGTTTGCTCTTGAAAGAAAGATCCCAGCAATCTCTGCGGTGATGGGCTCTAAAAGATTACCATTCCCAAGTAGAGTGTTTGACATTATCCACTGTGCACGTTGTAGAGTCCCTTGGCATAATGAAGGTGGTATGCTTCTTCTAGAACTGAATAGGATGCTTCGTCCAGGAGGTTATTTTGTCTGGTCAGCAACACCAGTCTACCAGACGCTCGAAGAAGATGTTCAAATCTGGAAAG AGATGTCTGCGTTGACAAAATCCATGTGTTGGGAACTTGTGACAATCAACAAGGATAAACTCAATGGTGTTGGTGCTGCTATCTACCAGAAACCTACCACGAATGAATGTTATGAGAAACGAAAGCGAAACAGACCTCCCATGTGCAAAAATAACGATGATGCAAATGCAGCCTG GTACGTACCGCTACAAGCATGCATGCATAAAGTGCCCACCAATGTGGTCGAGAGAGGGAGCAAGTGGCCTGTGAACTGGCCACGTCGGCTTCAAACACCTCCTTACTGGCTAAACAGCTCTCAAATGGGGATCTATGGAAAACCAGCTCCTCGAGACTTCACTACAGATTATGAACACTGGAAGCACGTTGTTAGCAAAGTATACATGAACGAGATAGGAATCAGCTGGTCTAATGTGAGGAATGTAATGGACATGCGAGCTGTCTATGGAGG GTTCGCAGCAGCTCTAAAGGACTTGCAAGTGTGGGTCATGAATGTAGTGAACATTAATTCACCAGATACGTTACCGATAATCTACGAGAGAGGCTTGTTCGGAATATATCATGATTGGTGTGAATCTTTTAGCACATACCCTCGGAGTTATGATCTCTTGCATGCAGATCATCTCTTCTCCAAGTTGAGACCAAG GTGCAACCTTGTTCCAGTAATGGCAGAAGTGGATAGAATAGTAAGACCAGGAGGTAAATTAATAGTACGTGATGAAGCCAATGTGATAAGAGAAATAGAGAATATGTTGAAGTCATTGCACTGGGATGTTCATCTTACCTTCTCTAAGCACCAAGAAGGAATATTGAGTGCGCAAAAAGGATTCTGGAGACCAGATACTTCTCCCTGA
- the LOC108827939 gene encoding GATA transcription factor 6 yields MESVELSLKNINRKEKPVATDDFSVDDLLDFSNDDVFVEDETKPKAGGVSVSLNDDEITLNRTNELSSTACEEDFGSELAVPTDDLAELEWLSNFVEDSYSAPTKKPVWLTGDRRHPVTPVNEGLCFKAPLPVKNRTKRPRTGVSVWSLGSPSLTDSSSSSSSSSNPSTPLWLSGAEFLDEEAVKRQKKAKKKKSVRENGGGQTQTRRCSHCGVQKTPQWRAGPLGAKTLCNACGVRFKSGRLLPEYRPACSPTFSSELHSNHHRKVIEMRQKKEMSTDVDESGMNRTVQAVQSF; encoded by the exons ATGGAAAGTGTTGAACTCTCGTTGAAGAACATTAACCGGAAGGAGAAACCCGTCGCCACCGACGATTTCTCAGTCGACGACTTGCTTGACTTCTCAAACGACGACGTTTTCGTTGAGGATGAAACTAAACCGAAGGCAGGAGGAGTCTCTGTTTCCTTGAATGATGACGAAATTACCCTTAACCGGACCAACGAATTATCCTCCACCGCCTGTGAAGAAGATTTTGGCAGCGAGCTCGCCGTACCG ACGGATGATTTAGCGGAGCTCGAATGGTTATCCAATTTCGTAGAGGATTCTTATTCCGCTCCGACGAAGAAACCGGTTTGGTTAACCGGGGACCGGAGACACCCTGTAACACCGGTTAACGAGGGTCTGTGTTTCAAAGCCCCTCTTCCGGTTAAAAATAGAACCAAACGACCCAGAACCGGAGTCAGTGTTTGGTCTCTCGGTTCCCCGTCGCTAACCGACTCGTCTTCCAGTTCGTCCTCCTCGTCCAACCCTTCGACTCCTCTGTGGCTCTCCGGAGCTGAGTTTCTCGACGAGGAAGCGGTAAAAAGACAGAAgaaggcgaagaagaagaagagtgttagGGAAAACGGCGGTGGTCAGACGCAGACGCGGCGGTGTAGCCACTGTGGCGTTCAGAAAACGCCGCAGTGGAGAGCAGGGCCTTTGGGAGCGAAGACGCTTTGCAATGCGTGTGGGGTGCGTTTCAAGTCGGGTCGGTTATTACCCGAATATAGACCCGCTTGCAGCCCGACTTTCTCGAGCGAATTGCATTCGAACCACCACCGTAAAGTCATTGAGATGCGTCAGAAAAAGGAGATGTCCACCGATGTTGATGAGTCCGGTATGAACCGGACGGTTCAGGCTGTGCAGAGTTTTTGA
- the LOC108840288 gene encoding protein FMP32, mitochondrial: MAAYASYLRLARLGTSPGVNLSTFRSITSPNPTTFDRSTLFDHHHHDIRSSLYRQPHARLISQLVKTTNGKRLHLVDTLALVRSLEAQGLPSKQAEAITGAITEVLNDSLGVVSQLVVCKGEMQKAEMTQESNLSKFKSEINSSLDHHFSLLQHENEKLRNDIERIRTDIRHEIDKVTAGQRLDLNLEKGRIRDELTNQNSETSNLTNKLDREIHTLRAQLEAAKYEVIKYCIGTLVSISAVGLAVLRIVM; this comes from the exons ATGGCTGCTTACGCGAGTTATCTCCGGTTAGCACGACTTGGGACGAGTCCAGGTGTAAATCTGTCGACTTTCAGATCAATCACTTCTCCAAACCCGACGACATTTGACAGGAGTACTCTGTTCGATCACCACCACCACGACATTCGTTCTTCTCTGTACAGACAACCCCACGCCAGACTCATTTCTCAACTTGTCAAAACCACCAATGGCAAACGTTTGCATCTCGTCGATACACTCGCCTTG GTTAGGAGCTTAGAAGCACAAGGACTACCTTCAAAGCAAGCAGAGGCAATAACTGGTGCTATAACTGAAGTTCTGAATGATAGCTTAGGAGTTGTTTCTCAGTTGGTTGTTTGCAAGGGAGAGATGCAGAAG GCTGAAATGACACAGGaatcaaacttatccaagttcAAAAGTGAAATCAACAGCTCACTG GACCACCATTTTTCTTTGCTGCAACACGAGAATGAGAAACTCCGCAATGACATTGAGCGAATCCGCACTGATATAAG GCATGAGATAGATAAAGTCACTGCAGGACAACGGTTGGACCTGAATCTCGAAAAAGG GAGGATAAGAGATGAGCTGACAAATCAAAACTCCGAAACCTCTAACCTTACAAACAAGCTTGATCGT GAGATTCACACTTTGAGAGCGCAACTGGAAGCGGCCAAGTACGAGGTGATCAAGTATTGTATCGGTACACTTGTCTCCATCTCAGCCGTTGGTCTTGCCGTCCTCCGTATTGTCATGTAA
- the LOC108830414 gene encoding protein CHAPERONE-LIKE PROTEIN OF POR1, chloroplastic-like, whose protein sequence is MFPATSLRFSFPRINVKDPYKRLGISKMASEDEIQGASNFLIHQYAGHKPSVDAIESAHDKIIMQKFHERKNPKVDITKKVREVRQSKAVSFVFERFQTPPTAFLVRSAVTFPTEEGPTLQVLLSVVATFYFIHQMLKEKLWSFLYGSGSFIFSWLIGTFLMVSVIPPFIIGPRGFEVMSSLLSFVLLCVDSSYLR, encoded by the exons ATGTTCCCTGCTACTTCCCTTAGGTTCAGCTTCCCTCGGATCAATGTCAAAGACCCTTACAAACGCCTTGGGATTAGCAAGATGGCATCAGAGGATGAGATTCAAGGCGCCAGCAACTTTCTCATTCACCAGTACGCTGGTCATAAGCCCAGTGTTGACGCTATCGAATCAGCTCATGACAAGATCATCATGCAAAAGTTCCACGAGAGGAAGAACCCCAAGGTCGACATAACGAAAAAGGTCCGCGAAGTGAGGCAGTCCAAAGCTGTGAGCTTTGTTTTCGAGAGATTCCAAACTCCTCCCACTGCTTTCCTTGTCAGGTCAGCAGTCACGTTCCCGACAGAAGAAGGACCCACTCTGCAGGTTCTGTTATCGGTAGTAGCTACGTTTTACTTCATCCACCAAATGCTGAAGGAGAAGCTCTGGTCTTTCCTTTACGG GAGTGGATCTTTTATCTTCTCGTGGCTGATTGGGACCTTCTTGATGGTATCTGTGATCCCGCCCTTCATCATAGGACCAAGAGGTTTCGAAGTCATGTCTTCCCTCTTAAGCTTCGTTTTGCTTTGTGTGGATTCGAGCTACCTTAGGTAG
- the LOC108822062 gene encoding GDP-mannose 4,6 dehydratase 2, producing the protein MASENNGSRSSADVETPRKVALVTGITGQDGSYLTELLLEKGYEVHGLIRRSSNFNTQRINHIYIDPHNSDKALMKLHYADLSDASSLRRWLDVIRPDEVYNLAAQSHVAVSFEIPDYTADVVATGALRLLEAVRSHTVDSGRTVKYYQAGSSEMFGATPPPQSETTPFHPRSPYAASKVAAHWYTVNYREAYGLFACNGILFNHESPRRGENFVTRKITRALGRIKVGLQRKLFLGNLQASRDWGFAGDYVEAMWLMLQQEKADDYVVATEESHTVEEFLEVSFGYLGLNWKDHVEIDQRYFRPAEVDNLKGDASKAKEVLGWKPKVGFEKLVKMMVDEDLEIAKREKLLVDAGHMDAQQQP; encoded by the coding sequence ATGGCGTCAGAAAACAACGGATCCAGATCCTCCGCCGACGTGGAAACGCCGAGGAAGGTAGCACTCGTCACCGGAATCACCGGCCAAGACGGATCGTACCTTACGGAGCTCCTCCTCGAGAAGGGCTACGAAGTCCACGGCCTGATCCGCCGATCATCGAACTTCAACACCCAGCGGATCAACCACATCTACATCGACCCGCACAACTCCGACAAAGCTCTCATGAAGCTCCACTACGCCGACCTCTCCGACGCCTCCTCCCTCCGCCGCTGGCTCGACGTGATCAGACCCGACGAAGTCTACAACCTCGCCGCACAGTCCCACGTCGCCGTCTCCTTCGAGATCCCCGACTACACCGCCGACGTGGTCGCCACCGGAGCTCTCCGCCTCCTCGAGGCCGTCAGGTCTCACACCGTTGACAGCGGCCGCACCGTGAAGTACTACCAGGCGGGATCTTCCGAGATGTTTGGCGCCACTCCGCCTCCGCAGTCCGAAACGACGCCGTTTCACCCCAGGTCTCCTTACGCTGCGTCTAAAGTCGCTGCGCATTGGTACACTGTGAACTACCGCGAGGCCTACGGTCTCTTCGCGTGCAACGGGATCTTGTTCAACCACGAGTCCCCGCGGCGCGGGGAGAACTTCGTGACGAGGAAGATCACGAGAGCCCTGGGGAGGATCAAGGTCGGTTTGCAGAGGAAGCTATTCCTCGGGAATCTCCAGGCGTCGAGGGACTGGGGGTTCGCGGGGGATTACGTGGAGGCGATGTGGCTGATGCTGCAGCAGGAGAAGGCGGATGATTACGTCGTGGCGACGGAGGAGTCGCATACCGTGGAGGAGTTTCTCGAGGTTTCGTTTGGGTACTTGGGGCTGAACTGGAAGGATCATGTGGAGATTGATCAGAGGTACTTCAGGCCGGCTGAAGTTGATAATCTCAAAGGAGACGCTAGCAAGGCGAAGGAGGTGTTGGGGTGGAAGCCTAAAGTTGGGTTTGAGAAGCTGGTGAAGATGATGGTTGATGAAGATCTTGAGATTGCTAAGAGGGAGAAGTTGCTTGTTGATGCTGGTCACATGGATGCTCAGCAGCAACCTTGA
- the LOC108828616 gene encoding uncharacterized protein LOC108828616 encodes MEAPFSTTIVAGSQATILADNTDSDSKTEDSSLSQRQNITKSQEVRSALIDITNDSPIVGLAMQTPPSGFVCKRQNSRIIKSTPGSGEALLRGQVKTLLEKVEEGTELAHSIKPLPFIHLVTSPMRLLAPTPANTPNFPDDQVQIKIASPVVAGHSRTSQVSYVDGTCEIFEEELEMSMSISRSLLFDFTDKSEALREEEEEKEEVEKTQAGFAGKHSRFAYNSEDDANIIKAKKVCY; translated from the exons atggaggcTCCCTTTTCAACAACAATAGTCGCTGGATCGCAGGCCACCATTTTGGCCGACAACACTGATTCTGACA GCAAAACAGAGGACTCGAGCTTGTCTCAAAGGCAGAACATCACCAAATCACAAGAAGTCAGATCGGCACTCATCGACATAACCAACGACTCACCAATCGTGGGTCTAGCGATGCAGACTCCTCCTTCAGGGTTCGTGTGTAAGAGACAGAACAGCAGAATCATCAAGAGCACCCCTGGTTCTGGTGAAGCCCTTCTGAGAGGACAAGTCAAAACACTTTTGGAAAAAGTCGAAGAAGGAACAGAGCTTGCCCATTCTATAAAGCCTCTCCCTTTCATCCATCTCGTCACTTCCCCAATGAGACTTCTCGCCCCAACTCCAGCAAACACTCCGAACTTTCCGGATGATCAAGTGCAGATTAAGATCGCATCTCCGGTTGTTGCGGGCCACTCGAGAACTTCTCAAGTAAGCTATGTCGATGGGACTTGTGAGATATTTGAAGAGGAGCTAGAAATGAGTATGAGCATAAGTCGTTCTTTGCTGTTTGATTTCACGGATAAGTCAGAAGCATTAcgggaggaggaagaagaaaaagaagaggtGGAGAAGACTCAAGCTGGATTTGCAGGGAAACATAGTAGATTTGCGTACAACAGTGAAGATGATGCGAATATCATAAAGGCCAAAAAAGTTTGCTACTGA
- the LOC108843197 gene encoding serine/threonine-protein kinase rio2, with product MKLDVNVLRYLSKDDFRVLTAVEMGMRNHEIVPSELIDRIAGLKHGGTYKVLKNLLKYKLLHHDRSKYDGFRLTYLGYDFLAIKTLVNRGVFTGVGRQIGVGKESDIFEVAQEDGTILAMKLHRLGRTSFRAVKSKRDYLRHRSSFSWLYLSRLAALKEFAFMKALQEHDFPVPKAIDCNRHCVIMSLVQGYPMVQVKELQNPETVFEKIIGIVVRLAEHGLIHCDFNEFNIMIDDEEKITMIDFPQMVSVSHRNAQMYFDRDVECIFKFFRKRFNMTFQEDRDESDETEVEVDENSRPSFYDITKDANALDRELEASGFTKKEQNDLDKFIESGLEKSNSDEDEESDDEEETSESNEEENLNEMKSLKLQDEEQKNSDGVDAEVELDDNEKGKSSGDEDEDEDEDEAGRDEELDKKLGKQRRRAMAAARGGRKSQSSRNTYKDKGGRSQNSKIHNNMSGW from the exons ATGAAGCTTGATGTGAATGTGTTGAGATATCTATCCAAAGATGATTTCCGAGTCCTCACTGCCGTGGAGATGGGCATGCGAAAC CATGAGATTGTTCCTTCTGAGCTCATAGATCGCATTGCTGGTCTCAA ACATGGAGGCACTTACAAGGTCCTGAAGAACTTGCTCAAGTATAAACTTTTGCATCACGACAGATCTAAAT ATGATGGATTCAGACTCACTTATCTGGGTTACGACTTTCTCGCCATTAAAACATTGGTCAACCGTGGTGTCTTTACCGGTGTTGGTCGTCAGATTGGGGTTGGTAAAGAGTCTG ACATATTTGAGGTGGCTCAGGAAGATGGAACTATTCTGGCAATGAAGTTGCATAGACTAGGGAGAACCTCCTTTAGGGCTGTCAAATCTAAGCGTGACTACCTGAGGCATCGCAGTAGTTTCAGCTGGTTGTATCTCTCCCGTCTTGCTGCTCTCAAGGAGTTTGCTTTTATGAAG GCTTTGCAAGAACATGACTTTCCCGTTCCAAAAGCTATTGACTGCAATAGGCACTGTGTTATCATGTCTCTTGTCCAAGGCTACCCCAT GGTTCAGGTGAAGGAATTACAGAATCCTGAGACAGTTTTCGAGAAGATTATAGGCATTGTTGTTCGTTTGGCTGAGCATGGTCTTATTCATTGTGACTTCAATGAATTCAACATCATG ATTGATGATGAAGAGAAGATTACGATGATTGACTTTCCACAAATGGTGTCAGTTTCACACCGAAATGCACAGAT GTACTTTGACCGTGATGTCGAATGCATATTCAAGTTTTTCAGAAAAAG GTTTAATATGACTTTCCAAGAAGATAGGGATGAGTCAGATGAGACAGAGGTGGAAGTGGATGAGAACAGCAGACCATCTTTCTATGATATAACTAAAGATGCCAATGCTCTGGATAGAGAACTAGAAGCTAGTGGTTTCACGAAAAAGGAGCAGAATGACCTCGATAAA TTTATTGAAAGTGGGTTGGAGAAGAGTAATTCTGACGAGGATGAGGAATCTGATGATGAAGAGGAGACTTCTGAGTCCAATGAAGAAGAAAACCTAAATGAAATGAAATCACTAAAGTTGCAAGACGAG GAGCAAAAAAATTCAGATGGAGTTGATGCAGAAGTTGAATTGGATGATAATGAGAAAGGCAAAAGCAGtggagatgaagatgaagatgaagatgaagatgaagctgGAAGAGATGAG GAGCTGGACAAAAAACTGGGAAAGCAAAGACGCAGAGCCATGGCAGCAGCCAGGGGAGGTAGAAAGTCGCAGTCATCAAGAAACACATACAAGGACAAAGGAGGCCGTTCCCAAAACTCCAAGATCCACAACAACATGAGCGGCTGGTGA